A single window of Modestobacter italicus DNA harbors:
- a CDS encoding anti-sigma factor family protein, which yields MSIPESHLAQEAIAALVDGELSGGAAGRAAKHLGGCAQCRMAVAAQREAKAALQRDDDVAVPGDLLSRLKAIPFTADVPGSGGGLGGLSAGSDGLTLSGTGGSWAIPLAPTEPQRPDDTGGRWLRRGMTGALAGIGLGVAVLAVTLPGADVPGDDGPTGGAVAGAVRSTDSAERTDIVPPVVRTLTVGATTPLAPGGTP from the coding sequence ATGAGCATCCCGGAGAGCCACCTCGCCCAGGAGGCGATCGCCGCGCTCGTCGACGGCGAGCTCTCCGGCGGCGCTGCGGGGCGGGCCGCCAAGCACCTCGGCGGCTGCGCGCAGTGCCGGATGGCGGTCGCCGCGCAGCGCGAGGCCAAGGCCGCGCTGCAGCGCGACGACGACGTCGCCGTCCCCGGTGACCTGCTGTCCCGGCTGAAGGCCATCCCGTTCACCGCCGACGTCCCGGGCAGCGGCGGTGGGCTGGGCGGCCTCAGCGCCGGCAGCGACGGGCTGACCCTGAGCGGCACCGGCGGGTCCTGGGCGATCCCGCTGGCGCCGACCGAGCCGCAGCGTCCGGATGACACCGGGGGCCGCTGGCTGCGCCGGGGCATGACCGGCGCGCTGGCCGGCATCGGCCTCGGTGTCGCCGTCCTCGCCGTCACGCTGCCCGGTGCCGACGTCCCGGGCGACGACGGCCCCACCGGTGGCGCGGTGGCCGGTGCCGTCCGCAGCACCGACTCCGCCGAGCGCACCGACATCGTGCCGCCCGTCGTCCGCACCCTCACCGTGGGTGCGACCACCCCGCTGGCCCCCGGCGGGACCCCCTGA
- a CDS encoding S1C family serine protease, with product MLRAFAPRDGARGLGEPPGGRRTARRTASAPFWKPDATADPWRDPYAPAGLGAPAEYPAEPQTDDGPVVVDAQGRKRLRLRDVSVRLTVLALLSLLLVGVIGGTTAWWLGRTADEQPLLAPGTQLSSVSPGVSREPGSVADIAGRVNPAVVSIEVTLTNAGATGSGVVVDAEGGYIVTNNHVISGAADAEDASIRAVFSDGSGSAAEIVGRDPASDIAVLKVDKPGLAEATLGESEDLVVGDPVVAIGSPLGLAGTVTSGIVSALDRPVRLSGEGSDTNAVISAVQTDAPINPGNSGGALVDGTGAVIGINTAIASVGGSSTTGGSIGLGFAIPIDTVRDIAEQLISTGTAVHASLGVNARTVTDGTRDGALVLNVEPDSPAADAGVQEQDVVIAVDGAPVASSEELVVAVDAHDPGDTITLELVRNGSSQEVQATLATA from the coding sequence GTGCTGCGTGCCTTCGCCCCGCGCGACGGCGCCCGCGGGCTCGGTGAGCCCCCCGGCGGCCGGCGCACCGCCCGCCGCACCGCGAGCGCCCCGTTCTGGAAGCCGGATGCGACCGCCGACCCGTGGCGGGACCCGTACGCCCCGGCCGGCCTCGGGGCACCCGCCGAGTACCCGGCGGAGCCGCAGACCGACGACGGCCCGGTCGTCGTCGACGCGCAGGGTCGCAAGCGGCTCCGGCTGCGGGACGTCTCCGTCCGGCTGACGGTCCTGGCGCTGCTGAGCCTGCTGCTGGTGGGCGTCATCGGCGGCACCACCGCCTGGTGGCTGGGGCGGACCGCCGACGAGCAGCCGCTGCTCGCGCCCGGCACCCAGCTGTCCTCGGTGTCGCCGGGGGTCAGCCGCGAGCCCGGGTCGGTCGCCGACATCGCCGGCCGGGTCAACCCCGCGGTGGTCTCGATCGAGGTCACGCTGACCAACGCGGGCGCCACCGGCTCCGGGGTCGTGGTGGACGCCGAGGGCGGCTACATCGTCACCAACAACCACGTGATCTCCGGCGCCGCGGACGCCGAGGACGCCTCGATCCGCGCGGTGTTCAGCGACGGCAGCGGCTCCGCGGCCGAGATCGTCGGCCGCGACCCGGCCAGCGACATCGCCGTGCTCAAGGTCGACAAGCCAGGGCTGGCCGAGGCGACCCTGGGGGAGTCCGAGGACCTGGTGGTCGGCGACCCGGTGGTGGCCATCGGCTCGCCGCTCGGCCTGGCCGGCACGGTCACCAGCGGCATCGTCAGCGCGCTGGACCGGCCGGTGCGGCTGTCCGGCGAGGGCAGCGACACCAACGCGGTGATCAGCGCGGTGCAGACCGACGCCCCGATCAACCCGGGCAACTCCGGCGGCGCGCTGGTCGACGGCACCGGCGCGGTGATCGGCATCAACACCGCGATCGCCTCGGTGGGCGGCTCCAGCACGACCGGCGGCTCGATCGGGCTCGGCTTCGCGATCCCGATCGACACGGTGCGCGACATCGCCGAGCAGCTCATCTCGACCGGTACCGCCGTGCACGCCTCGCTGGGCGTCAACGCCCGCACCGTCACCGACGGCACCCGGGACGGCGCGCTGGTGCTCAACGTCGAGCCCGACAGCCCGGCCGCCGACGCCGGCGTGCAGGAGCAGGACGTCGTCATCGCCGTCGACGGTGCACCGGTCGCCAGCTCCGAGGAGCTCGTGGTCGCCGTCGACGCCCACGACCCGGGCGACACCATCACCCTGGAGCTCGTCCGCAACGGCAGCTCGCAGGAGGTCCAGGCCACCCTCGCCACCGCGTAG
- a CDS encoding twin-arginine translocase TatA/TatE family subunit, with protein MFDSIGWGEIVVLALAALFIFGPERLPTLAKDAAAGLKKVREAITGVRGQLHDSLGDDFDHLRDVDLRQYHPKTFIRQQLLADDDAPVRRGSASGTTGATAATAAGRVRPSERTRARDSATPPPFDADAT; from the coding sequence GTGTTCGACTCGATCGGCTGGGGCGAGATCGTCGTCCTCGCGCTGGCCGCGCTGTTCATCTTCGGCCCCGAGCGGCTGCCCACCCTGGCCAAGGACGCCGCCGCCGGGCTGAAGAAGGTGCGCGAGGCGATCACCGGCGTGCGCGGGCAGCTGCACGACTCGCTGGGTGACGACTTCGACCACCTGCGCGACGTGGACCTGCGGCAGTACCACCCCAAGACGTTCATCCGGCAGCAGCTGCTGGCCGACGACGACGCCCCGGTCCGCCGCGGCAGCGCATCCGGCACCACCGGCGCGACGGCGGCCACCGCCGCGGGGCGGGTCCGCCCCTCGGAGCGGACCCGGGCCCGGGACTCCGCGACACCCCCGCCGTTCGACGCCGACGCCACCTGA
- a CDS encoding Mrp/NBP35 family ATP-binding protein yields the protein MTDTLTGSPALDAVNAALATVQDPEINRPLPELGMVKDVQIGVGGDPGAVRIEVYLTVAGCPMRETITNRVTQAVGAVPGVTSVQVGLDVMSDEQRTELRKTVRGTDAAEPVIPFAQPGSLTRVYAVASGKGGVGKSSVTVNLAAALAKKGLSVGVVDADIYGHSVPRMLGVDEKPTQVENMIMPPQSYGVKVISIGMFTPGNTPVVWRGPMLHRALQQFLADVWWGDLDVLLMDLPPGTGDVAISVAQLVPNAEILVVTTPQLAAAEVAERAGAIATQTHQQVVGVVENMSWLELPDGQRMEVFGSGGGQAVSDALTKTLGARVPLLGQIPLDTRLREAGDAGAPIVLAEPEAPAAQALAAIADSLAVRQRGLSGMSLGLTPVRR from the coding sequence ATGACCGACACGTTGACCGGTTCGCCGGCCCTCGACGCCGTGAACGCGGCGCTGGCGACCGTCCAGGACCCGGAGATCAACCGTCCGCTGCCCGAGCTGGGCATGGTCAAGGACGTGCAGATCGGCGTCGGCGGTGACCCGGGTGCCGTGCGCATCGAGGTCTACCTGACCGTCGCCGGCTGCCCCATGCGCGAGACGATCACCAACCGCGTCACCCAGGCCGTGGGCGCGGTCCCCGGCGTCACCAGCGTCCAGGTCGGCCTGGACGTGATGAGCGACGAGCAGCGCACCGAGCTGCGCAAGACCGTCCGCGGCACGGACGCCGCCGAGCCGGTCATCCCGTTCGCCCAGCCCGGCTCGCTGACCCGCGTCTACGCGGTGGCCTCCGGCAAGGGCGGCGTCGGCAAGTCCAGCGTCACGGTGAACCTGGCCGCCGCGCTGGCGAAGAAGGGCCTGTCGGTCGGTGTCGTGGACGCCGACATCTACGGCCACTCGGTGCCCCGCATGCTCGGCGTCGACGAGAAGCCGACCCAGGTCGAGAACATGATCATGCCGCCGCAGTCCTACGGCGTGAAGGTCATCTCGATCGGCATGTTCACCCCCGGCAACACCCCGGTCGTCTGGCGCGGGCCGATGCTGCACCGCGCGCTGCAGCAGTTCCTCGCCGACGTGTGGTGGGGCGACCTCGACGTCCTGCTGATGGACCTCCCCCCGGGCACCGGGGACGTCGCGATCTCGGTGGCCCAGCTGGTGCCCAACGCCGAGATCCTGGTGGTCACCACCCCGCAGCTGGCCGCCGCCGAGGTGGCCGAGCGGGCCGGTGCCATCGCCACCCAGACCCACCAGCAGGTGGTCGGGGTCGTGGAGAACATGTCCTGGCTGGAGCTCCCCGACGGCCAGCGCATGGAGGTCTTCGGCTCCGGTGGCGGCCAGGCCGTCTCCGACGCGCTGACCAAGACCCTCGGCGCCCGGGTGCCGCTGCTCGGTCAGATCCCGCTGGACACCCGGCTGCGCGAGGCCGGCGACGCCGGTGCGCCGATCGTGCTGGCCGAGCCCGAGGCGCCGGCCGCCCAGGCGCTGGCCGCGATCGCGGACTCCCTCGCCGTCCGCCAGCGCGGGCTGTCCGGCATGTCGCTGGGGCTCACCCCGGTCCGCCGGTAG
- a CDS encoding AzlC family ABC transporter permease, whose translation MPRSARSATLRDAVGLGVAVGLYGVAFGAAAVGAGLDPWQALAMSLLMFTGASQFALVGVLGAGGGALAAIGSALLLGTRNTVYGVRLAPMLTPQGRLRRAGAAHWVIDETTAMAVAAPDRELGRLAFWVTGATIYLGWNATTLVGALGAGALGATAQAALDSVVPAAFLALLWPRLRQGAPEAAVQRRVALGGAVVALALTPFVPAGVQVVLAVVAVVLAGRPRTREVAP comes from the coding sequence GTGCCCCGGTCCGCCCGCTCCGCCACGCTCCGGGACGCCGTCGGGCTCGGCGTGGCCGTCGGGCTGTACGGGGTCGCCTTCGGCGCGGCCGCGGTGGGCGCCGGGCTGGACCCGTGGCAGGCGCTGGCGATGTCGCTGCTGATGTTCACCGGCGCCTCCCAGTTCGCGCTGGTCGGGGTGCTCGGCGCCGGCGGGGGAGCGCTCGCCGCGATCGGCAGCGCGCTGCTGCTGGGCACCCGCAACACCGTCTACGGCGTCCGGCTCGCGCCGATGCTGACCCCGCAGGGGCGGCTGCGCCGGGCCGGTGCCGCGCACTGGGTGATCGACGAGACGACGGCGATGGCGGTCGCCGCGCCCGACCGCGAGCTCGGCCGGCTCGCCTTCTGGGTCACCGGCGCCACCATCTACCTGGGCTGGAACGCCACCACGCTGGTCGGCGCGCTCGGTGCCGGCGCGCTGGGGGCCACGGCGCAGGCCGCGCTGGACTCCGTCGTCCCGGCGGCGTTCCTGGCGCTGCTGTGGCCGCGGCTGCGGCAGGGTGCCCCCGAGGCGGCGGTGCAGCGCCGGGTCGCCCTCGGTGGGGCGGTCGTGGCGCTGGCGCTGACGCCGTTCGTCCCGGCCGGTGTCCAGGTCGTGCTCGCCGTCGTCGCGGTGGTGCTCGCCGGGCGGCCGCGCACCCGGGAGGTGGCCCCGTGA
- a CDS encoding AzlD domain-containing protein — MSAGMLWTVVLVGAAGCYLLKYAGLSVPAAWVQHPAVVRVVDFVPAALLAALVAVQAATSDGALVADGRLVGLAVAALALALRAPFIVVLLLAGAAGALVHVLTG, encoded by the coding sequence GTGAGCGCCGGGATGCTGTGGACGGTCGTGCTGGTCGGCGCGGCCGGCTGCTACCTGCTGAAGTACGCCGGGCTGTCGGTGCCGGCGGCCTGGGTGCAGCACCCGGCGGTGGTCCGGGTGGTCGACTTCGTGCCCGCGGCGCTGCTGGCCGCGCTGGTCGCGGTGCAGGCGGCGACGTCGGACGGCGCGCTGGTGGCCGACGGCCGGCTGGTCGGGCTGGCGGTGGCGGCGCTGGCCCTGGCGCTGCGGGCACCGTTCATCGTCGTCCTGCTGCTGGCCGGCGCCGCGGGCGCGCTGGTGCACGTCCTCACCGGCTGA
- a CDS encoding DUF1003 domain-containing protein, with the protein MADERRPEQRLDQPRGSRGLGDFLRLDPDAVGRFAEGIARFLGTGRFLAVQTIIVIVWIVLNVAAVNLRWDPYPFILLNLAFSTQAAYAAPLILLAQNRQADRDRVQAEEDRSRAAQTRADTEYLARELASLRVAVGELATRDFIRGELNRLLPDDGADDGGERKKKKKRREQGDPVGTSRAE; encoded by the coding sequence GTGGCTGACGAGCGCCGACCCGAGCAGCGGCTCGACCAGCCCCGGGGCAGCCGCGGGCTGGGCGACTTCCTGCGGCTGGACCCCGACGCGGTCGGCCGGTTCGCCGAGGGGATCGCCCGGTTCCTGGGCACCGGCCGGTTCCTCGCCGTCCAGACGATCATCGTGATCGTCTGGATCGTGCTCAACGTCGCCGCGGTGAACCTGCGGTGGGACCCCTACCCGTTCATCCTGCTGAACCTGGCGTTCTCCACCCAGGCCGCCTACGCCGCGCCGCTGATCCTGCTGGCGCAGAACCGGCAGGCCGACCGGGACCGGGTGCAGGCCGAGGAGGACCGCAGCCGGGCCGCGCAGACCCGGGCGGACACCGAGTACCTGGCCCGAGAGCTCGCCTCGCTGCGGGTGGCCGTCGGCGAGCTGGCCACCCGCGACTTCATCCGCGGCGAGCTGAACCGGCTGCTGCCCGACGACGGCGCGGACGACGGCGGCGAGCGCAAGAAGAAGAAGAAGCGCCGCGAGCAGGGCGACCCGGTCGGCACCAGCCGCGCCGAGTGA
- a CDS encoding magnesium transporter MgtE N-terminal domain-containing protein — MAGLTVFDPNGDRVGKVRDVLVALRVDTAPPRALGLIVEVVARRRIFVPMGRVTGVDANSVMLSSGTLNLKRFEQRVGETLVLGELLDRSVTINESGRAATVVDAAIEQTRTGDWVLSRLAVSEPGRLGRRGQLRQLAWDEVSGLALPQTGQSAETLIATYRELNAADVAHALQELPIKRRHEVAEAMGDERLADVLGELPEAEQIVILGTLEEGRAADVLEEMDPDDAADLLAELSNVDRDRLLELMEPDEAEPVRQLLKYSEDTAGGIMTSEPVILSHDATIAEALARVRAPEITPALASQVYVCRPPSATPTGRYLGLAHIQRLLREPPSTLVSGALDDLEPLRPEAPLAEVTRYFATYNLVAAPVVDAQGRLVGAVSVDDVLDHLLPEDWRERARRG, encoded by the coding sequence GTGGCCGGCTTGACCGTCTTCGACCCCAACGGGGACCGGGTCGGCAAGGTGCGCGACGTGCTGGTCGCGCTGCGGGTAGACACCGCACCGCCGCGGGCGCTCGGCCTGATCGTCGAGGTGGTCGCGCGGCGCCGGATCTTCGTCCCGATGGGCCGGGTGACCGGCGTGGACGCCAACTCGGTGATGCTGTCGTCGGGCACGCTGAACCTCAAGCGCTTCGAGCAGCGGGTCGGCGAGACCCTGGTGCTCGGCGAACTGCTGGACCGGTCGGTGACGATCAACGAGTCCGGCCGCGCCGCCACCGTGGTCGACGCCGCCATCGAGCAGACCCGCACCGGGGACTGGGTGCTCTCCCGGCTGGCCGTCTCCGAGCCCGGCCGGCTCGGCCGCCGCGGCCAGCTCCGCCAGCTGGCCTGGGACGAGGTCAGCGGGCTGGCGCTGCCGCAGACCGGGCAGAGCGCCGAGACGCTGATCGCCACCTACCGCGAGCTGAACGCCGCCGACGTGGCCCACGCGCTGCAGGAGCTGCCGATCAAGCGGCGGCACGAGGTCGCGGAGGCGATGGGCGACGAGCGGCTCGCCGACGTGCTCGGCGAGCTCCCCGAGGCCGAGCAGATCGTCATCCTGGGCACCCTCGAGGAGGGGCGGGCCGCCGACGTCCTGGAGGAGATGGACCCCGACGACGCCGCGGACCTGCTGGCCGAGCTGTCCAACGTCGACCGCGACCGGCTGCTGGAGCTGATGGAGCCCGACGAGGCCGAGCCGGTCCGCCAGCTGCTCAAGTACTCCGAGGACACCGCCGGCGGGATCATGACCAGCGAGCCGGTGATCCTCAGCCACGACGCGACGATCGCCGAGGCGCTGGCCCGGGTCCGCGCCCCGGAGATCACCCCCGCGCTGGCCAGCCAGGTCTACGTCTGCCGGCCGCCCTCGGCCACGCCGACCGGGCGCTACCTGGGGCTGGCGCACATCCAGCGGCTGCTCCGCGAGCCACCGTCGACCCTGGTCAGCGGTGCGCTGGACGACCTGGAGCCGCTCCGGCCGGAGGCCCCGCTGGCCGAGGTGACCCGTTACTTCGCCACCTACAACCTGGTGGCCGCCCCGGTCGTCGACGCGCAGGGCCGGCTCGTCGGGGCGGTCAGCGTGGACGACGTGCTGGACCACCTGCTGCCCGAGGACTGGCGCGAGCGGGCCCGACGTGGCTGA
- a CDS encoding PhzF family phenazine biosynthesis protein — MVAPGTDQLSYEIVDVFAPRPFSGNQLAVVLDAGDLTTGQCQALAAEFGFSESTFVSAPTTGDASYRVRIFTPRTELPFAGHPSVGTAHTLVRLGRLPAGVVRQECGAGVVAVEVDDDGARLSGGTVSLRPGPDAAELAAAVGLGADDLTGRPAHLVGCGIDFAQLEVRPGAAGKAEADPAALAALLPGVQGGVSVLERDAGTSSGTVRVFAAGLDFAEDPATGSAALGTGIWLAAEGLAGEGVTDYRLAQGAAVGRPSELAGRVTVADGAVVAVSVAGAVRPIATGTVRVPR, encoded by the coding sequence GTGGTGGCCCCGGGAACCGACCAGCTCAGCTACGAGATCGTGGACGTCTTCGCGCCCCGGCCGTTCTCCGGCAACCAGCTCGCGGTGGTGCTGGACGCCGGTGACCTGACCACCGGGCAGTGCCAGGCGCTGGCCGCCGAGTTCGGCTTCTCCGAGTCCACGTTCGTCAGCGCGCCCACCACCGGGGACGCCTCCTACCGGGTGCGGATCTTCACCCCGCGCACCGAGCTGCCCTTCGCCGGGCACCCCAGCGTGGGCACCGCGCACACCCTGGTCCGGCTCGGCCGGCTGCCCGCCGGCGTGGTCCGGCAGGAGTGCGGCGCCGGGGTGGTCGCGGTCGAGGTGGACGACGACGGTGCCCGGCTCTCCGGCGGGACAGTGTCGCTGCGACCCGGCCCGGACGCCGCGGAGCTGGCCGCCGCCGTGGGGCTGGGGGCCGACGACCTGACCGGCCGGCCCGCGCACCTGGTCGGCTGCGGCATCGACTTCGCCCAGCTGGAGGTGCGCCCCGGGGCGGCCGGGAAGGCCGAGGCGGACCCGGCGGCGCTGGCCGCGCTGCTGCCCGGCGTGCAGGGCGGCGTCTCGGTGCTCGAGCGGGACGCCGGCACGAGCTCCGGCACCGTCCGGGTGTTCGCCGCCGGGCTGGACTTCGCGGAGGACCCGGCCACCGGCTCCGCGGCGCTGGGCACCGGGATCTGGCTGGCCGCCGAGGGCCTGGCCGGCGAGGGCGTCACCGACTACCGGCTCGCCCAGGGCGCGGCGGTCGGCCGGCCCTCGGAGCTGGCCGGCAGGGTCACCGTCGCCGACGGCGCCGTCGTGGCGGTCAGCGTGGCCGGTGCGGTCCGCCCGATCGCCACCGGCACGGTCCGCGTGCCCCGATGA
- a CDS encoding DMT family transporter — MTVKDPAAPHHSQARGGPLQQGRGSGPAWAIHRPGGRDVGLMAVAVVGVSFSGPLTTMVAASFLAIAFWRNAAGAAVLLPVLLVGERSTVRALRPRQLGSSVVAGLFLAAHFATWLPSLSMTTVAASTALVTTTPIWTSLAARAAGVQLPVQVWWGLALAVLGAALIAGVDVTVSWEALAGDGLALLGAICAGGYMLAGARAREHLSTSVYAVACYTTCAVALAVAALVADVPLTGFSARDWWLIAAITFCAQLLGHTLLNLVLSSVGPTVVGLAVLLEVPGALVVALVLLQQAPPLLALPGMVAVVIGVALVVRAGRPAPEAEPL; from the coding sequence ATGACTGTGAAGGACCCCGCTGCTCCCCACCACTCGCAGGCTCGTGGCGGGCCCCTGCAGCAGGGCCGTGGGTCGGGACCGGCCTGGGCGATCCACCGGCCCGGCGGCCGGGACGTCGGGCTGATGGCCGTGGCGGTCGTCGGCGTCTCCTTCTCCGGTCCGCTCACCACGATGGTCGCCGCCTCCTTCCTGGCCATCGCGTTCTGGCGCAACGCGGCCGGCGCGGCGGTGCTGTTGCCGGTGCTGCTCGTCGGCGAGCGGTCGACCGTGCGCGCCCTGCGACCCCGCCAGCTGGGCAGCTCGGTCGTCGCCGGGCTGTTCCTCGCCGCGCACTTCGCCACCTGGCTGCCCAGCCTGTCGATGACGACGGTCGCCGCCTCCACGGCCCTGGTGACGACGACGCCGATCTGGACGTCGCTGGCCGCCCGCGCCGCCGGGGTGCAGCTGCCCGTGCAGGTGTGGTGGGGGCTGGCGCTGGCCGTGCTCGGCGCCGCGCTGATCGCCGGGGTCGACGTCACCGTCTCCTGGGAGGCGCTGGCCGGTGACGGGCTCGCGCTGCTCGGCGCGATCTGCGCCGGTGGCTACATGCTCGCCGGCGCGCGCGCCCGGGAGCACCTGAGCACCTCGGTCTACGCGGTCGCCTGCTACACGACGTGCGCGGTCGCGCTGGCCGTCGCGGCGCTGGTGGCCGACGTGCCGCTGACCGGGTTCAGCGCCCGGGACTGGTGGCTGATCGCGGCGATCACCTTCTGCGCGCAGCTGCTCGGCCACACGCTGCTGAACCTGGTGCTCTCCTCGGTCGGCCCGACGGTCGTGGGGCTGGCCGTCCTGCTGGAGGTGCCCGGGGCGCTGGTCGTCGCCCTGGTGCTGCTGCAGCAGGCGCCGCCGCTGCTGGCGCTGCCCGGCATGGTCGCCGTCGTCATCGGGGTGGCCCTCGTCGTCCGGGCCGGGCGCCCCGCCCCGGAGGCCGAGCCGCTGTAG
- a CDS encoding HpcH/HpaI aldolase/citrate lyase family protein codes for MAELRSRRSNLAVPGSNPRFLEKAKGLPADQVFLDLEDACAPLAKPAARKNVVAALNEGGWGEKVRAVRVNDWTTEWTHTDVIEVVGGAGAELDCLVLPKVAGAAQVQALDLLLTQVEKASGLEVGRIGIEAQIETAQGLADVHGIAAASPRVETLVFGPADFMASIGMRSLVVGGLHPDYPGDPLHSVLVQILVAARANGVQAIDGPFLQVRDVPAFTAAARRSAMLGFDGKWVLHPDQIAAANEVYSPAQEDYDHAELILDAYAWATSDAGGRKGSAMLGDEMIDEASRKMALVVAGKGRAAGMSRTSAFTPPGE; via the coding sequence GTGGCCGAGCTCCGATCCCGTCGTTCCAACCTCGCCGTCCCGGGCAGCAACCCCCGGTTCCTGGAGAAGGCGAAGGGGCTGCCCGCCGACCAGGTGTTCCTGGACCTGGAGGACGCCTGCGCGCCGCTGGCCAAGCCCGCCGCGCGCAAGAACGTCGTCGCGGCGCTGAACGAGGGCGGCTGGGGGGAGAAGGTCCGCGCGGTCCGGGTCAACGACTGGACGACGGAGTGGACCCACACCGACGTGATCGAGGTCGTCGGCGGGGCGGGCGCCGAGCTGGACTGCCTCGTGCTGCCCAAGGTCGCCGGCGCCGCGCAGGTGCAGGCGCTGGACCTGCTGCTCACCCAGGTGGAGAAGGCCTCCGGCCTGGAGGTCGGCCGGATCGGCATCGAGGCGCAGATCGAGACCGCGCAGGGCCTGGCCGACGTGCACGGCATCGCCGCCGCCAGCCCGCGGGTCGAGACGCTCGTCTTCGGCCCGGCCGACTTCATGGCCAGCATCGGCATGCGGTCGCTCGTGGTCGGCGGGCTGCACCCGGACTACCCCGGCGACCCGCTGCACTCCGTCCTGGTGCAGATCCTGGTGGCCGCGCGGGCCAACGGGGTGCAGGCCATCGACGGGCCGTTCCTGCAGGTGCGCGACGTGCCCGCGTTCACCGCGGCCGCCCGGCGGTCGGCGATGCTCGGCTTCGACGGCAAGTGGGTGCTGCACCCGGACCAGATCGCGGCCGCCAACGAGGTCTACTCGCCGGCGCAGGAGGACTACGACCACGCCGAGCTGATCCTGGACGCCTACGCCTGGGCGACCTCGGACGCCGGCGGCCGGAAGGGCTCGGCGATGCTCGGCGACGAGATGATCGACGAGGCCAGCCGCAAGATGGCGCTGGTCGTCGCCGGCAAGGGCCGGGCCGCGGGGATGTCCCGGACCTCGGCCTTCACCCCGCCCGGGGAGTGA
- a CDS encoding DUF4190 domain-containing protein has translation MSQDDLYRGDPPPAYAPPPGWAPPAYGPPPGYGPPPGYGWRPPTNQLAVVALALTFVFPPAGLVCGIVARRQLRRTGEGGDGLTLAAIIIGGISTTLIVVGLLLWISVLASIGNGTFSP, from the coding sequence GTGAGCCAGGACGACCTGTACCGCGGTGACCCGCCGCCCGCGTACGCCCCGCCGCCGGGGTGGGCGCCGCCGGCGTACGGCCCACCGCCCGGCTACGGCCCGCCACCGGGCTACGGCTGGCGGCCGCCGACCAACCAGCTCGCCGTCGTCGCGCTGGCGCTCACCTTTGTCTTCCCGCCGGCCGGGCTGGTCTGCGGCATCGTCGCCCGCCGGCAGCTGCGCCGGACCGGCGAGGGCGGCGACGGCCTGACCCTCGCCGCGATCATCATCGGCGGCATCTCGACCACGCTGATCGTCGTCGGGCTGCTGCTGTGGATCTCCGTGCTCGCCTCGATCGGCAACGGCACCTTCAGCCCGTAG